One segment of Leptospira langatensis DNA contains the following:
- a CDS encoding glycoside hydrolase family 5 protein codes for MLEVKIKDGNFVDSEGYILQLRGVNLSGSAKLPYKPDGTTHFDQSLSFHDHRKVSFIGRPLEEKEASEHLDRLRKWGFNFLRFLVTWEAIEHQGPGKYDLAYLDYVERMIALAEKKGFYVFMDPHQDVWSRFTGGDGAPGWTLEEVGMDIEKIKESDTAIVHHFQGRNYRRMSWPLNYQKYACATMFTLFFGGRTFAPKLNIRGKNAEIFLQDHYIEAMCRVAKKVSKYKNVLGFDSLNEPSPGWIGKKNIGEFSGLGFGKIISTSPFQEMFLSEGRTVNAHNAYMLGFTGVHFGRTKLNPNGIPLWQEGKTCIWRQHGVWDYDPNGAPMLLKPKYFRQYRGREVEFYSEFMQPFIKKFKTKIQSVQKKFSIFIESDPGSLDIDWEEKPKTGEGSVINATHWYDVSVLMFKRYIPWFGVHIFKQVPVFGRNNVARAYEDTIKMIKDLSIKKMGNCPTVIGETGIPMDMNGRLAFRTKNYSHLEASLHRIISAIEKNFVHYTLWNYTPDNTNSLGDRWNEEDLSLYSIDTPKSIDEDGGRAVKAFSRPYPIRTKGDPEAISFDMEKSMFKYSFRKEGDEIPIVEIFLPEVHYGKGFDVLVNAGTWKYDVKKRILTFKGEKSVSYYGITIFPVKK; via the coding sequence ATGTTGGAAGTAAAGATCAAAGACGGGAATTTCGTAGATTCTGAAGGATATATTCTTCAGCTAAGAGGAGTGAATCTTTCCGGGAGCGCAAAGCTTCCCTATAAGCCCGACGGAACCACGCATTTCGATCAGTCTTTGAGCTTTCACGACCATAGAAAAGTATCCTTTATCGGAAGACCTCTCGAAGAAAAAGAAGCGTCGGAACATTTGGATCGCTTACGAAAATGGGGATTTAATTTTCTTCGTTTCTTAGTCACTTGGGAAGCGATTGAACACCAAGGACCCGGCAAGTATGATCTGGCCTACTTGGATTATGTGGAAAGGATGATTGCGCTTGCGGAGAAGAAAGGCTTCTACGTATTCATGGATCCTCACCAAGATGTTTGGTCTCGTTTCACCGGCGGTGATGGGGCTCCCGGCTGGACCTTAGAAGAAGTCGGAATGGACATAGAGAAGATCAAAGAATCCGACACGGCGATCGTGCATCATTTCCAAGGTAGAAATTACCGAAGAATGTCCTGGCCTCTTAATTATCAGAAGTATGCTTGCGCCACTATGTTTACTCTTTTCTTCGGGGGAAGGACCTTCGCTCCGAAGTTGAATATCCGTGGAAAGAATGCGGAAATCTTTTTACAAGATCATTATATAGAAGCCATGTGTAGGGTAGCGAAGAAGGTCTCGAAATATAAGAATGTCCTAGGTTTCGATTCCTTGAACGAGCCTTCTCCAGGATGGATCGGTAAGAAAAATATAGGGGAATTTTCCGGGCTCGGTTTCGGAAAGATCATCTCGACATCTCCTTTCCAAGAAATGTTCCTTTCTGAGGGAAGGACAGTAAACGCACATAACGCGTACATGCTCGGATTTACGGGTGTCCATTTCGGAAGGACTAAACTGAATCCAAACGGAATTCCTCTTTGGCAGGAAGGGAAAACCTGTATATGGAGACAGCACGGTGTTTGGGACTATGATCCGAATGGTGCACCAATGCTCCTAAAACCGAAATATTTCAGGCAGTACAGAGGAAGAGAGGTGGAATTCTATTCAGAATTCATGCAACCTTTTATCAAGAAATTCAAAACTAAGATCCAATCCGTACAGAAAAAGTTCTCCATCTTCATAGAATCCGATCCGGGAAGCTTAGACATAGATTGGGAGGAAAAACCGAAAACAGGCGAAGGATCTGTTATAAACGCGACTCATTGGTATGATGTTTCCGTTCTCATGTTTAAACGTTATATTCCTTGGTTTGGGGTACATATCTTCAAGCAAGTGCCTGTATTCGGAAGAAATAACGTAGCCAGAGCGTATGAAGATACGATCAAGATGATCAAGGACCTTTCCATTAAGAAAATGGGAAATTGTCCCACTGTTATCGGAGAGACCGGGATCCCTATGGATATGAATGGGCGACTGGCTTTTCGGACTAAGAACTATTCTCATTTAGAAGCGTCGCTTCATAGGATCATATCTGCGATCGAAAAGAACTTCGTGCATTATACGTTATGGAACTATACTCCAGACAATACCAATAGCTTAGGAGATAGATGGAATGAGGAAGATCTTTCTCTCTATTCCATAGATACTCCTAAGAGCATAGACGAGGATGGGGGAAGGGCAGTAAAGGCCTTCTCTCGTCCATATCCGATACGGACCAAAGGGGATCCGGAAGCGATCAGCTTTGATATGGAGAAGTCTATGTTCAAGTATTCCTTCCGCAAAGAAGGAGACGAAATCCCGATCGTGGAGATCTTTCTTCCGGAAGTTCATTATGGAAAGGGCTTCGATGTATTAGTGAATGCAGGAACTTGGAAGTACGATGTTAAGAAGAGGATTTTGACCTTTAAGGGTGAGAAGTCTGTATCTTATTATGGCATAACCATATTCCCGGTAAAAAAATAA
- a CDS encoding TIGR04454 family lipoprotein has translation MKKTLFSILAIFLLAGIISCGGAKVSQAECEPVVGDLLKNLSAAQTPDQAAKFQAMQAQISTQLLKECMTGKYDLTCLRSAKTIVALQTCKK, from the coding sequence ATGAAAAAAACGCTTTTTTCAATCCTTGCTATCTTTCTTCTTGCAGGTATTATTTCTTGCGGAGGAGCAAAAGTCAGCCAAGCGGAATGCGAACCGGTAGTAGGTGATCTTCTTAAGAATCTTTCTGCCGCTCAAACTCCGGATCAAGCTGCAAAATTCCAAGCTATGCAAGCTCAAATTTCCACTCAGTTATTGAAAGAATGTATGACCGGAAAGTACGATCTTACTTGTTTAAGATCTGCTAAGACAATCGTAGCTCTTCAAACCTGCAAAAAGTAA
- a CDS encoding GGDEF domain-containing protein gives MELRKYITKDFLYSKSSEIRKLRSFDNDKSVRILSVFTLLISTILFSQNVFLPDVQIDHALQLMYGMCFGTSAFFSGFMLAILALKDLKGKALSHVATLSYVTVLTLTTTSTTLVDFSHITDYSAYCFGLLMLPLFIRTSFFVYIFIVLLNFSWFVLGFIFVLGNEFSLSVATPIIAFSIASLGAAISVESARLKGNLLQLQLEESNRNLKELSHKDALTGLFNRRHLMESLHTLLSASKRYDFPLSVLILDLDHFKRANDSLGHQVGDKLLANIGRLLASLVRDCDVAARYGGEEFCVVLSNTNREGARFVAERIRSRIENESFDDIPWTVTASIGVATREKDESAEDFLKAADLKLYESKASGRNRVSA, from the coding sequence ATGGAACTTAGAAAATATATAACGAAAGATTTTTTATATTCGAAATCGAGCGAGATCCGCAAACTCAGATCCTTCGATAACGATAAATCCGTCCGGATCCTAAGCGTTTTCACCCTTTTGATCTCGACCATTCTATTTTCTCAAAACGTATTCTTGCCGGACGTTCAGATCGATCACGCTCTCCAACTCATGTATGGAATGTGTTTCGGAACTTCCGCATTCTTCTCCGGATTTATGCTAGCCATCTTAGCCCTTAAGGATCTAAAGGGGAAGGCTCTTTCTCATGTTGCCACTTTGTCTTATGTAACGGTTCTCACTTTGACCACTACATCCACCACGCTTGTGGATTTTTCTCATATCACCGACTACTCCGCGTATTGTTTCGGTCTTCTCATGCTTCCGCTTTTCATCCGAACTAGTTTCTTTGTGTATATCTTTATTGTTTTACTTAACTTCTCCTGGTTTGTTCTCGGATTCATCTTTGTTTTGGGAAATGAGTTCAGCCTATCCGTTGCAACTCCGATCATCGCTTTTTCTATCGCAAGCTTAGGCGCCGCAATCAGCGTAGAAAGCGCTCGTCTAAAAGGAAATCTATTACAACTCCAACTAGAGGAATCGAATCGGAACTTAAAGGAACTTTCCCATAAAGACGCTCTTACAGGCTTATTCAATCGAAGACATTTAATGGAATCCTTGCATACGCTTCTCTCTGCCTCCAAAAGATACGATTTCCCTCTATCTGTTCTTATTCTAGATTTGGATCATTTCAAAAGGGCGAACGATTCCTTAGGCCACCAAGTAGGAGATAAGCTACTCGCAAACATAGGAAGACTCTTAGCCAGCTTAGTTCGTGATTGCGATGTTGCGGCTCGCTATGGAGGAGAAGAATTTTGCGTAGTCCTCTCCAACACGAATCGAGAAGGGGCCAGATTTGTTGCGGAAAGGATACGCTCTAGAATAGAAAATGAAAGCTTCGATGATATTCCATGGACGGTCACTGCAAGCATCGGTGTTGCGACTCGGGAGAAGGATGAGAGCGCAGAAGATTTCTTAAAAGCCGCAGACTTAAAATTGTACGAATCAAAGGCCAGCGGAAGAAACAGGGTTTCCGCTTAA
- a CDS encoding patatin-like phospholipase family protein, translating into MKRALILSGGGARGAYHAGVLKYLEEIGFKPDVVCGTSVGAITASALGCGMNAAAITELWKSIEIQKVMKYSIWNDFLDLIFRRFSPLADTTPLKYLLYSQLDFRKLRKNPMEVIITAVNILTAELVFFGNKDIDIEHVMASSAIPLIFPWQYVDGKPHWDGGVMANVPILPAVERGAKEIVVVLLSPVGGVNMGLPRSRREGLERVFELSLIGSFQTIMANLQYQKKKKEKKRGFSKSLSLLSFSEPEKADYKIRVIGPRTSLGFGSILNFSQVQADYLISRGYEDAKVQFGED; encoded by the coding sequence ATGAAGAGAGCTTTAATCTTATCGGGTGGGGGAGCCAGAGGGGCCTATCACGCCGGCGTATTAAAGTATTTAGAAGAGATCGGCTTCAAACCCGACGTAGTCTGCGGGACCTCTGTAGGAGCTATTACAGCCAGCGCACTCGGATGCGGAATGAACGCAGCCGCCATCACCGAACTATGGAAATCCATAGAGATCCAAAAGGTAATGAAGTATTCCATTTGGAACGACTTTCTGGACCTTATCTTTCGCCGGTTTTCTCCCTTAGCCGATACAACACCTTTAAAATATCTGCTCTATTCCCAACTTGATTTTCGAAAACTAAGAAAGAATCCAATGGAAGTGATCATCACTGCGGTAAACATACTGACCGCCGAGTTGGTTTTCTTCGGGAATAAGGATATAGATATAGAACATGTCATGGCTTCTTCCGCCATTCCTTTGATCTTTCCATGGCAGTATGTGGATGGAAAACCTCATTGGGACGGAGGAGTGATGGCTAACGTTCCGATTCTTCCTGCAGTGGAAAGAGGGGCCAAGGAGATCGTGGTCGTTCTGCTTTCTCCCGTTGGCGGAGTGAACATGGGTTTACCGAGAAGTAGAAGAGAAGGTCTCGAAAGGGTCTTTGAGCTTTCTTTGATCGGTTCCTTCCAAACCATCATGGCCAATTTGCAATATCAAAAGAAGAAGAAAGAGAAGAAGAGAGGCTTTAGTAAATCCCTGTCCCTTCTTTCCTTTTCCGAACCGGAGAAGGCGGACTATAAGATCCGAGTCATAGGCCCAAGAACCTCTTTAGGCTTCGGAAGTATATTAAATTTTTCTCAAGTCCAAGCGGATTATCTGATCAGCCGGGGATACGAAGACGCAAAGGTTCAATTCGGAGAAGATTAA
- a CDS encoding MFS transporter, protein MELVATATRPKIVHHEIFLIFLLASIQFTNIMDFMIMFPLQDYFLKQFQIDTTMFSFILSSYSFAAAVAALLGANFIDRFNRKSAAIFLYTGFLVGTALCAIAQTYTFLLFARVVAGIFGGMVSGVILSIIGDVFPVEKRGKAMGGVMGAFSAASVLGVPSGIRIAIHFGWNYTFGFIVAVGIPILVFALLYLPSIPSKMEKTPLADFSQLGKVLADMDHIRALVFFMAVILGGFTVVTSIAVYMERNMGFSKHDVSSIYEIGGICTFASSWLVGYLSDRFGKHRIFMFLVLLAILPILSITHLPKGFPVPLALVVTTFFMILVSGRVIPAMALMTSSIKPEIRGSFMSVNSSLQSVATGLGALLAGAVLVQLPDGTFERFDIVGYLAVGFNLLALYLSRKVKVVS, encoded by the coding sequence ATGGAATTGGTAGCAACAGCAACTCGCCCCAAAATAGTACATCACGAAATATTCTTAATCTTTCTCTTAGCAAGCATACAATTCACCAACATCATGGACTTCATGATCATGTTCCCACTGCAAGATTACTTCTTGAAGCAGTTTCAAATCGATACCACGATGTTTTCGTTCATTTTGTCATCCTATTCATTTGCCGCCGCTGTCGCAGCATTACTTGGAGCGAACTTCATCGATCGTTTTAATCGTAAGTCCGCCGCCATCTTCTTATATACCGGTTTCTTGGTAGGAACAGCTCTTTGCGCGATTGCTCAAACCTATACCTTTCTTTTGTTCGCTCGTGTCGTTGCCGGTATTTTCGGGGGAATGGTAAGCGGAGTGATCCTTTCTATCATCGGAGATGTGTTCCCGGTTGAGAAGAGAGGGAAGGCGATGGGTGGCGTTATGGGTGCCTTTTCTGCCGCTTCTGTGCTAGGAGTTCCTTCCGGTATCCGGATCGCGATCCATTTTGGTTGGAATTACACTTTTGGATTCATTGTTGCAGTCGGAATTCCTATTCTGGTCTTCGCTTTACTGTATCTGCCTAGCATTCCCTCTAAAATGGAAAAGACCCCTCTTGCAGACTTCAGCCAATTAGGGAAGGTCCTCGCTGATATGGATCATATCAGGGCCTTGGTCTTCTTCATGGCTGTGATCTTGGGGGGATTTACTGTCGTAACTTCGATAGCGGTGTACATGGAGAGGAATATGGGCTTCTCCAAACATGACGTGAGCAGCATTTATGAGATCGGAGGGATTTGTACGTTCGCTTCGTCTTGGCTGGTTGGCTATTTATCCGACAGATTCGGAAAACACAGGATCTTTATGTTCCTGGTGCTTCTGGCTATTTTGCCAATTCTTTCGATCACCCATCTTCCTAAGGGTTTTCCGGTTCCTTTGGCCTTGGTTGTGACTACCTTCTTTATGATCTTAGTTTCCGGTCGGGTGATCCCTGCGATGGCATTGATGACTTCTTCTATCAAGCCGGAGATCCGCGGAAGTTTTATGTCCGTAAATTCCAGTTTGCAGAGCGTTGCAACAGGGCTGGGGGCTTTGTTAGCCGGGGCCGTACTCGTTCAGTTGCCTGACGGAACTTTCGAAAGATTTGATATTGTAGGATATCTGGCGGTTGGCTTTAATCTTCTTGCTCTTTATCTTTCCAGAAAGGTGAAAGTCGTTTCCTGA
- a CDS encoding enoyl-CoA hydratase/isomerase family protein, translating to MSFQHLLLDNKNGLLVVTLNRPEMNNALNIKIRDELESIFSDSKNDPSVKGILLTANGKNFCSGYDLQEVIDTKLDSFRHRILEYHYELYSYPKPVISVLKGFCSAGGFDLALCGDYIIAEKKTFLFRPEIRFGGPPLLTTLARKIGPTKALSLTLLGDPIRVQDAVSLGIIDELYTGEDIVQHGLKVLEKMTRWNTDLIRAEKEISNNFFLGNLYENLKKEFDIFAKFLENPNFLSIISEYSKSINQKSE from the coding sequence ATGAGCTTTCAACATCTTCTCTTGGACAATAAAAACGGCTTGCTCGTCGTAACCTTGAACCGGCCTGAAATGAACAACGCTTTGAATATCAAGATCAGGGACGAACTCGAATCGATCTTTTCCGATTCTAAGAATGATCCTTCTGTAAAAGGGATCTTACTCACTGCGAACGGTAAGAACTTCTGTAGCGGTTATGATCTGCAGGAAGTGATAGATACCAAATTAGATTCCTTTCGTCATCGTATTTTAGAATATCATTATGAACTATATTCTTATCCCAAGCCTGTGATCAGTGTCTTGAAAGGTTTTTGTTCCGCGGGCGGTTTCGATCTCGCTCTCTGTGGGGATTATATCATTGCGGAGAAGAAGACATTTCTGTTCAGACCGGAAATCCGTTTCGGCGGCCCTCCCCTACTTACTACTCTCGCTAGAAAAATAGGGCCTACAAAAGCGCTTTCTCTTACCTTATTAGGAGACCCGATACGAGTGCAAGACGCAGTCTCCTTAGGGATTATCGACGAATTATATACTGGCGAAGATATAGTGCAGCACGGGCTGAAGGTCCTAGAGAAAATGACTCGCTGGAATACGGATCTGATCCGAGCCGAGAAAGAGATCTCTAATAATTTCTTTCTAGGAAATCTTTATGAAAATCTAAAAAAAGAATTCGATATATTTGCAAAATTCCTGGAAAATCCGAATTTCCTTTCTATTATTTCGGAATATTCGAAATCCATAAACCAAAAGTCGGAATAA
- a CDS encoding class I SAM-dependent methyltransferase has product MRKKQEDSDYIAYGANGLPFEVSYWDEIYGSGKDVDASFNAKEHAKYIKSLFDLMQLQPRSIADFGFGKGLLLKEFVKVFQPNRIFAVDPSEEMIDSIAKQKWIRGYNLSFLHSTIQDLEMKHFHFPPFDLGICNSVVQYIEDKHLPKVFEKLYRQVNYLYFTVPTKNDYDRMKKEIYFVDPYAYQRSKKYYEKLIRPYFRRVAFNLLESRIVKDSQFCDELFVED; this is encoded by the coding sequence ATGAGGAAAAAGCAAGAAGACTCGGATTATATTGCCTACGGAGCGAATGGGCTTCCTTTCGAGGTTTCTTATTGGGATGAGATCTATGGCAGCGGGAAGGATGTGGATGCATCCTTTAATGCCAAAGAACATGCAAAATATATAAAGTCTCTTTTTGATCTGATGCAACTTCAACCCAGGAGCATCGCGGACTTCGGATTCGGGAAAGGGCTGCTATTAAAAGAATTCGTAAAAGTATTTCAACCAAATCGCATCTTTGCGGTGGATCCTTCCGAAGAGATGATAGATTCCATCGCGAAGCAAAAATGGATCCGAGGATACAATCTTTCATTTCTGCATTCCACTATACAAGACTTGGAGATGAAGCATTTTCATTTTCCTCCCTTCGATCTTGGAATTTGTAATTCAGTAGTACAATATATAGAAGATAAGCACCTTCCTAAGGTCTTTGAAAAACTGTACAGGCAAGTGAATTATCTGTATTTCACCGTTCCAACAAAGAACGATTACGATAGAATGAAGAAAGAGATCTACTTCGTAGATCCGTATGCATACCAAAGATCCAAGAAATATTATGAAAAATTGATCCGACCTTATTTTAGAAGGGTCGCGTTCAACCTTCTGGAAAGTAGGATCGTAAAGGATTCTCAATTCTGCGACGAGTTATTCGTAGAAGACTAA
- a CDS encoding RNA polymerase sigma factor, translating to MASRKDFMETLYRESSGRIFDFLYKYTGNQEVASDLMQDTFLNFFKKYSDSDLNKEQSLKLLYTIARNRSINHAKKFSTVKESGSDDMGHYKEEGQSFVRKTELSDLETRLMECLGDLEEGERYALVLKNIENYTLSDIAEVMDISVATASRLVVKATAKLLEIAKSKQILPM from the coding sequence ATGGCATCCCGAAAAGACTTTATGGAAACCCTATATAGGGAATCCAGCGGGAGAATCTTTGACTTCCTGTACAAATACACTGGAAATCAAGAAGTTGCCTCTGACCTAATGCAGGATACGTTTCTTAATTTTTTTAAGAAGTATTCGGACTCTGACCTGAACAAGGAACAATCCCTTAAACTATTATATACCATCGCGAGAAATCGATCCATTAATCACGCCAAGAAGTTCTCTACCGTGAAGGAATCCGGCTCGGATGATATGGGGCATTATAAAGAAGAAGGACAGAGTTTCGTTCGAAAGACCGAGCTCTCCGACTTAGAGACCAGATTGATGGAATGTCTGGGCGATTTGGAAGAAGGAGAAAGATACGCTTTAGTATTAAAGAATATAGAAAATTACACGTTATCGGATATTGCGGAAGTGATGGATATCTCCGTTGCTACTGCATCTAGGCTTGTGGTCAAGGCAACTGCCAAGTTGCTGGAGATCGCGAAGAGCAAGCAAATCTTACCGATGTAA
- a CDS encoding haloalkane dehalogenase, producing the protein MQTYLETPSESFANLPDYPFSPNYVRVGEFKMHYVDEGSKDAKEIVLLLHGEPSWSYLYRKMIPPLAKKGYRVVAPDLIGFGKSDKPTDANILTYENHINWLKQFIISLDLKHITLFCQDWGGLLGLRAVADLDDRFSRVCASNTFLPTGDVPPKEDFFKWLKFSQEVSKLPIGKIIQNGCVTKLSAEVMKAYDSPFPDESYKVAARKFPTLVPISPDNPESERNRQAWLFYKNWKKPFITMFSDSDPITKGGDIFFRRVIPGAKGQKHTIIEGAGHFLQEEKGELLADLLSQFIQSNPP; encoded by the coding sequence ATGCAAACTTATTTAGAAACTCCCTCAGAATCTTTCGCGAACCTGCCAGATTATCCTTTTTCTCCGAATTACGTGCGCGTAGGAGAATTCAAAATGCATTACGTGGACGAAGGTAGCAAAGATGCCAAGGAGATCGTGCTCCTTTTGCATGGAGAGCCGAGTTGGTCTTACTTATATAGAAAGATGATCCCTCCACTCGCAAAGAAAGGTTATAGGGTTGTTGCTCCGGATCTGATCGGTTTCGGAAAATCTGATAAACCCACGGATGCGAATATCCTTACATATGAGAATCATATCAACTGGCTGAAGCAGTTCATAATCTCTCTAGATCTAAAGCATATTACTTTGTTCTGTCAAGACTGGGGAGGTCTGCTCGGCCTTAGAGCAGTTGCGGATCTGGATGATCGCTTCAGCAGAGTTTGCGCTTCTAATACCTTCTTGCCTACGGGGGATGTTCCTCCTAAGGAAGATTTTTTCAAATGGCTAAAGTTCTCTCAAGAGGTAAGTAAGCTTCCGATCGGAAAGATCATCCAGAATGGATGTGTAACAAAGTTGAGTGCAGAAGTGATGAAAGCATATGATTCTCCTTTTCCGGATGAGTCATACAAGGTCGCTGCTCGTAAATTCCCAACTTTGGTCCCTATCTCTCCTGACAATCCAGAATCGGAGAGGAACAGGCAGGCTTGGCTCTTCTATAAGAATTGGAAGAAACCTTTTATCACAATGTTTAGTGACTCTGATCCAATCACAAAGGGAGGAGATATTTTCTTTAGAAGAGTGATCCCAGGAGCGAAAGGACAAAAGCACACGATTATCGAAGGTGCAGGTCATTTCTTACAAGAAGAGAAGGGAGAGCTTTTAGCGGATCTGTTGTCTCAATTCATCCAGAGCAATCCTCCTTGA
- a CDS encoding sodium:solute symporter family protein, with amino-acid sequence MLGLFVILYICLTILIGAIASRFVKSSQDYVLAGRRLPLLLASSALFATWFGSETLMGASSKFVDGGILAVIEDPFGAALCLFLVGIFFARPLYRMNILTFGDLYKNRFGRKVEFLSALFMIPSYFGWIAAQLVAMGIVIQTLFGFDIYVGILLASIVVLIYTYIGGMWAISITDFMQTILIVIGLAVLVWDLQEKAGGFQTVIATAKPGFFSFFPPMKTEAILAYIAAWMTIGLGSIPQQDIFQRVMSSKSEKVAVYSSFLGGGMYLTVAFLPLLAGYFARRVYPEIAAGDNQMILPNVVLVHSTLLIQILFFGALLSAILSTASGAILAPASVLGENLIRPTLKDPSEKLLLRVMRISVLTVTIVSTGMALSETNIYQLVADSSSISLVSLFVPLVAALFWKKANASGAVYAMFSGMIVWLLMRSFGPEWLPATIPALGVSFLGQYLGRFFFFSYLEEGLSGNPVSSAGL; translated from the coding sequence TTGCTAGGTTTATTCGTAATCTTATATATATGTCTTACTATTCTGATCGGGGCGATAGCTTCTAGGTTCGTTAAAAGCTCGCAAGATTACGTCTTGGCGGGAAGGAGACTCCCTTTACTCCTAGCATCTTCCGCATTATTTGCCACTTGGTTCGGTTCGGAAACCTTAATGGGCGCTTCTTCCAAGTTTGTGGACGGGGGAATACTCGCAGTGATCGAAGATCCTTTCGGTGCCGCGCTCTGTTTGTTCTTGGTCGGGATCTTCTTCGCAAGGCCCTTGTATCGAATGAATATACTTACCTTCGGGGATTTATATAAGAACAGATTCGGCCGTAAAGTGGAATTCCTCTCCGCACTCTTTATGATCCCCTCTTATTTCGGATGGATCGCTGCTCAGCTGGTTGCAATGGGGATCGTGATCCAAACTCTCTTTGGTTTCGATATCTATGTAGGTATCCTTCTCGCGTCCATCGTAGTATTAATATATACTTATATAGGTGGAATGTGGGCGATTTCCATTACCGATTTCATGCAGACCATTTTGATCGTGATCGGTTTGGCTGTGCTTGTATGGGACTTGCAAGAAAAGGCGGGGGGATTTCAAACGGTGATCGCGACTGCGAAGCCCGGATTCTTCTCTTTCTTTCCTCCTATGAAAACGGAGGCTATTCTGGCCTATATTGCCGCATGGATGACGATCGGATTAGGATCTATTCCCCAACAGGATATTTTTCAGAGAGTCATGTCTTCTAAATCGGAAAAGGTTGCCGTGTATTCTTCTTTTCTAGGGGGAGGGATGTATCTCACAGTAGCTTTTCTGCCTCTACTTGCGGGTTATTTTGCGAGAAGGGTCTATCCCGAGATTGCAGCCGGAGACAATCAAATGATCCTACCGAACGTAGTATTGGTACATTCTACTTTACTAATTCAGATCCTGTTCTTCGGCGCATTGTTATCCGCGATCTTAAGCACCGCTTCGGGGGCTATCCTGGCTCCTGCGTCCGTTTTAGGGGAGAATCTAATTCGTCCTACCCTAAAGGATCCTTCTGAAAAATTACTTTTGAGAGTGATGAGGATCTCCGTGCTAACGGTAACGATCGTTTCCACCGGAATGGCGTTGAGCGAAACGAATATTTATCAGCTAGTTGCAGATTCTTCTTCTATTAGTCTTGTTTCCCTTTTTGTACCGTTGGTGGCCGCCTTGTTTTGGAAGAAGGCGAATGCGAGCGGTGCCGTGTATGCGATGTTCTCAGGAATGATTGTTTGGTTGTTGATGAGATCCTTCGGACCGGAATGGCTTCCTGCTACCATACCAGCGTTAGGAGTTAGTTTTTTGGGACAATATTTGGGAAGATTCTTCTTCTTTTCTTATTTGGAAGAAGGGTTAAGCGGAAACCCTGTTTCTTCCGCTGGCCTTTGA